One Leisingera sp. M658 genomic window carries:
- a CDS encoding DUF2125 domain-containing protein, protein MSVNFARSGVAAVIFVVSAQSALADLSAQDVWADWKAYLTSTGYTVSGTEAVSGSTLTVSDVSMVMPIPDEDGSGTVSLPEIQFVENGDGTVNVLLPAEFPMGFDFTAEGESFSGKLIYAHDGTPMKVSGDAESMSYDYSSSNVTMTLDSLTADGEAVPADVAKIQIVMNDVATKTDMKIAGARNYDQTLTASSLSYDMGFNDPESNGTGSFKGALQGLNFTGTSTVPADLESPDMTALLAAGFAFDGIFTFDSGNGSVSGVDGSENFAMESNSQGGSIAVAMDKQHLIYDVSQTGTNVNISGSEIPFPLALSMAETGFKLMMPLAKSDEEQDFALGITLRDFAVPDMLWGMVDPTGQLPHDPATVVLDLAGKGKVLFDLFDPEAMESVESGEEQPGELNALTVKQLQVTAAGAELTGTGDFTFNNEDLVSFDGMPAPSGEADLKLTGANTLIDKLIGMGLMSDSDAMGARMMMGMLAVPGEGEDTLTSKIAISEDGQIHANGQRIK, encoded by the coding sequence TTCCGGCACTGAAGCTGTTTCGGGCAGCACCCTGACTGTCTCCGATGTCTCGATGGTCATGCCGATCCCGGATGAGGACGGCTCCGGCACGGTGAGCTTGCCGGAAATCCAGTTTGTGGAAAACGGCGATGGCACCGTCAACGTGCTGCTGCCTGCGGAATTCCCGATGGGTTTTGATTTCACCGCTGAAGGTGAGAGCTTTTCGGGCAAATTGATCTATGCCCATGACGGCACCCCGATGAAAGTGTCGGGCGACGCCGAAAGCATGAGCTATGATTACAGCTCGTCCAATGTCACCATGACGCTGGATAGTCTGACTGCGGACGGCGAGGCCGTGCCGGCGGACGTGGCGAAAATTCAGATCGTCATGAACGACGTCGCTACCAAGACCGATATGAAAATCGCTGGCGCGCGCAACTATGACCAGACGCTGACTGCTTCCAGCCTGAGCTATGACATGGGCTTTAACGATCCCGAAAGCAACGGCACAGGCTCTTTCAAAGGCGCCCTGCAGGGCCTGAACTTTACCGGCACCAGCACCGTTCCCGCTGATCTGGAAAGCCCCGATATGACAGCGCTGCTGGCAGCCGGATTTGCCTTTGACGGCATCTTCACTTTTGACAGCGGCAATGGTTCCGTCTCCGGTGTGGACGGCAGCGAAAACTTCGCCATGGAAAGCAACTCCCAGGGCGGCTCGATCGCGGTGGCGATGGACAAGCAGCATCTGATCTATGATGTGTCCCAGACCGGCACCAATGTGAATATCTCCGGTTCCGAGATCCCCTTCCCGCTGGCGCTCAGCATGGCGGAGACCGGTTTCAAACTGATGATGCCGCTCGCCAAATCCGACGAAGAGCAGGACTTTGCCCTGGGCATTACCCTGCGCGACTTTGCGGTTCCGGATATGCTGTGGGGCATGGTCGACCCGACCGGCCAGCTGCCGCATGATCCAGCCACCGTGGTGCTGGACCTTGCCGGCAAGGGCAAGGTGCTGTTCGATCTGTTTGACCCGGAAGCCATGGAATCGGTGGAATCCGGCGAAGAACAGCCGGGCGAACTGAACGCGCTGACCGTGAAACAGCTGCAAGTCACCGCAGCAGGCGCCGAGCTGACCGGCACTGGCGACTTTACCTTCAACAACGAAGACCTCGTCAGCTTTGACGGCATGCCTGCCCCCTCGGGTGAAGCTGACCTCAAACTGACCGGTGCCAACACCCTGATCGACAAGCTGATCGGGATGGGCCTTATGTCCGACAGCGACGCCATGGGCGCGCGGATGATGATGGGCATGCTGGCCGTGCCGGGCGAGGGCGAAGACACACTGACCTCGAAGATTGCGATCTCCGAGGACGGCCAGATCCACGCCAATGGCCAGCGCATCAAATAA
- a CDS encoding TldD/PmbA family protein, with translation MTQSPEALCHALIDAARKSGADAADAMAAEGSSLSIEVREGKLEHAERSEGTDLGLRVFVGKRQALVSSSDMRPETIAAMAERAVAMAKEAPEDPYAGLADPSQLAKNWNLAELELEDPRGEPEPAALQSDALAAETACQEIDGITQVQSSAAGYGRHVVHMAATNGFSGGYQRTGRSLSCTGIAGSGTGMERDYDGDSRTFQADLRSAQDIGRTAGERAVARLGARKPKTGSFPVLFDERISSSLIGHLLSAANGAAIARGSSWLKGSLGEQVLPETLSILEDPHRPRISGSRPFDGEGLPTRKRTVVANGVLTGWTLDLASARKLGLESTGNAARGIGGVPSPATWNLALTEGEASREDLVAQMGTGLLVTSMIGSTINPNNGDYSRGASGYWVENGEIAYPVNECTIAGNLLDMLRRIVPANDARRHLSTVVPSLLIEGMTLAGN, from the coding sequence ATGACCCAGTCCCCCGAAGCGCTTTGCCACGCCCTGATTGATGCCGCCCGCAAGTCCGGCGCGGATGCCGCCGATGCCATGGCCGCGGAAGGCAGTTCCCTCAGCATTGAAGTGCGGGAAGGCAAGCTGGAGCATGCGGAACGCTCTGAGGGCACTGACCTGGGCTTGCGGGTATTCGTCGGCAAACGGCAGGCGCTGGTTTCATCATCGGATATGCGCCCGGAGACCATCGCAGCAATGGCCGAACGAGCGGTTGCCATGGCCAAGGAAGCACCTGAGGACCCATATGCAGGCCTAGCTGATCCGTCGCAGCTGGCCAAAAACTGGAACCTGGCAGAGCTGGAACTGGAAGACCCCCGCGGCGAGCCGGAGCCTGCTGCCCTGCAGTCTGACGCGCTGGCTGCCGAGACCGCCTGCCAGGAAATCGACGGCATTACTCAGGTGCAGTCCTCAGCTGCAGGTTATGGCCGCCACGTTGTGCATATGGCCGCAACAAATGGGTTTTCCGGCGGCTACCAGCGTACCGGGCGTTCCCTATCCTGCACCGGGATTGCAGGCAGCGGAACAGGTATGGAGCGTGACTACGACGGGGATTCCCGCACTTTTCAGGCCGATTTGCGCAGCGCTCAGGACATTGGCCGCACTGCCGGTGAACGCGCGGTAGCCCGGCTGGGAGCCCGAAAGCCCAAGACCGGCAGCTTTCCGGTGCTGTTTGACGAGCGCATCTCTTCCTCTCTGATCGGCCACTTGCTGTCTGCTGCCAATGGGGCGGCGATTGCCCGCGGCTCCTCTTGGCTGAAGGGGTCATTAGGTGAGCAGGTTTTGCCCGAAACCCTGTCCATTCTTGAGGACCCGCACCGCCCGCGTATTTCCGGCTCCCGCCCGTTTGATGGCGAGGGTCTGCCGACCCGCAAGCGCACTGTCGTTGCCAACGGCGTGCTGACCGGCTGGACGCTGGACCTCGCCTCGGCCCGAAAACTGGGCCTTGAAAGCACTGGCAACGCCGCCCGCGGCATCGGCGGCGTGCCCTCTCCCGCGACCTGGAATCTTGCGTTGACTGAAGGAGAAGCCAGTCGCGAGGATCTCGTCGCGCAGATGGGCACCGGTCTCTTGGTGACGTCGATGATCGGCTCCACTATCAACCCCAACAACGGCGACTATTCCCGCGGAGCCTCGGGATACTGGGTGGAAAACGGCGAGATCGCGTATCCGGTCAACGAATGCACCATCGCGGGCAATCTGCTTGATATGCTGCGGCGGATCGTTCCCGCCAATGACGCGCGCCGGCACCTGTCGACCGTGGTCCCGTCACTGCTGATCGAAGGAATGACCCTTGCCGGCAACTGA
- a CDS encoding 3'(2'),5'-bisphosphate nucleotidase CysQ — protein sequence MPATDLSLLVKAAEQAGDIACRFSGPEAKRWDKPGGAGPVTEADLAVNAMLEDMLQQARPGYGWLSEETEDNDVRLLREKVFIIDPIDGTRSFAEGSRTWAHSFAVADHGKVTAAVIYLPQRELMYTAAKGQGADCNGNPIQVSPATELSSSEVLAAKPNLQAHHWLGGTPPEFIRSYRPSLAYRLAKVADGRFGAMLTLRPSWEWDIAAGDLLIREAGGILTDQTGRPLCFNNPHPRLNGVVAGNPALQNSLLTALDPNAPGIAGH from the coding sequence TTGCCGGCAACTGACCTTTCCCTGCTTGTGAAAGCGGCGGAACAGGCCGGCGATATTGCGTGCCGTTTTTCCGGTCCCGAAGCCAAACGCTGGGACAAGCCGGGCGGCGCTGGTCCCGTGACCGAAGCCGACCTGGCCGTCAATGCTATGCTCGAAGACATGCTGCAGCAGGCGCGGCCCGGCTATGGCTGGCTGTCGGAAGAAACCGAAGACAATGACGTGCGGCTGTTGCGCGAAAAGGTCTTCATCATTGACCCCATCGACGGCACCCGCAGCTTTGCCGAAGGGTCCCGCACCTGGGCGCATTCCTTTGCCGTCGCTGACCACGGCAAGGTGACCGCCGCCGTGATCTACCTGCCGCAGCGGGAGCTGATGTACACTGCCGCCAAGGGCCAGGGGGCGGATTGCAATGGCAACCCGATCCAAGTGTCCCCCGCCACAGAACTTTCCAGTTCTGAAGTGCTGGCCGCCAAACCCAACCTGCAGGCCCATCACTGGCTGGGCGGCACCCCGCCTGAGTTCATCCGCAGCTACCGGCCCTCGCTTGCCTACCGGCTGGCCAAGGTCGCAGACGGCCGCTTCGGCGCCATGCTGACGCTGCGCCCCAGTTGGGAATGGGACATAGCGGCGGGCGATCTGCTGATACGCGAGGCTGGTGGCATTCTTACCGATCAAACCGGCCGCCCCTTGTGCTTCAACAATCCGCATCCGCGCCTGAACGGAGTGGTTGCCGGAAATCC